Proteins from one Fragaria vesca subsp. vesca linkage group LG6, FraVesHawaii_1.0, whole genome shotgun sequence genomic window:
- the LOC101294969 gene encoding uncharacterized protein LOC101294969: MRSIATCYNEHAIKVSDSYCSGPSSRAYVTPKLTPSVPKEVTCIYKAKLLNHKQLLITLTWYNRILGHGLVVNVDEYKTNSSSSSSSFSSSSSSWEESKSSSSSSSQRLQKEKGSRTFQSCNLKIEVFWDFSTADYDNGGPEPASGFYVLVMADSELGLIIGDKIEEVLDLKKYKTLISQQKFSLVSRSEHVSGNAVYSTKAQFCDSGIAHDILIKCDRDDEGGSKGPVLTVSIDKKNIFQVKRLKWNFRGNQAIFLDGLLVDLMWDIHDWLFNPKSGRAVFMFRTRSGLDSRLWLEEKVLEHKGQDRPEFSLLICACKNPD, from the coding sequence ATGAGGAGTATAGCTACTTGTTACAATGAACATGCTATTAAGGTATCCGATTCATATTGTTCAGGTCCTTCAAGCAGAGCCTATGTAACCCCAAAGCTGACTCCTTCAGTCCCAAAGGAAGTTACATGCATATACAAAGCCAAGCTCTTGAACCATAAGCAGCTTCTCATCACTCTTACTTGGTACAACAGAATTCTAGGCCATGGACTCGTTGTCAATGTAGATGAGTACAAAACGAATTCCTCCTCCTCCTCCTCCTCCTTCTCCTCCTCATCCTCATCTTGGGAGGAATCAAAATCATCGTCGAGTTCGAGTTCCCAGAGACTGCAGAAGGAAAAGGGTAGCAGGACGTTCCAATCCTGCAATTTAAAGATAGAAGTGTTTTGGGATTTCTCCACTGCTGATTATGACAATGGAGGACCAGAGCCAGCAAGTGGTTTCTATGTATTGGTCATGGCAGACTCAGAGCTTGGTCTAATCATCGGTGACAAAATTGAAGAAGTGCTGGACTTGAAGAAGTACAAGACTCTCATATCACAGCAGAAATTCTCATTGGTCTCCAGGAGTGAGCATGTCTCTGGTAATGCTGTGTATTCAACCAAGGCTCAATTCTGCGACTCAGGAATAGCTCATGACATTCTGATCAAGTGTGACAGAGACGACGAAGGAGGGTCCAAAGGCCCGGTGCTAACGGTTTCGATTGACAAGAAGAATATTTTTCAGGTGAAGAGGTTGAAGTGGAATTTCAGAGGGAACCAGGCAATCTTTTTAGATGGTTTGCTTGTGGACTTGATGTGGGACATTCATGACTGGTTGTTCAACCCGAAATCTGGGCGTGCTGTGTTCATGTTCAGGACTAGGAGTGGATTGGATAGCAGGCTCTGGCTGGAAGAGAAGGTTCTTGAACACAAGGGACAGGACAGGCCTGAGTTTTCCTTGTTGATATGTGCCTGTAAGAACCCTGACTGA